In Campylobacter sp. MIT 12-8780, the DNA window ATCACCCCACCTAAATTCTTAGCATCAAGTTCGCCAACGATAAGCTTAACTAATCCTTTAATGATAAGCATGCTAGCTTCTACACTTTCTTCGTATGCGTATAAAAAGGCATTAAAGCCTGTATAGTAAAAAGTTTTACTCTCATTGCTCGGTGCTATACCAATGAGTGGCTTTTGCACAATCTGCAAAAACTCATTATAGCCTTCTGCAACTTCAGGCATAAGTGAGATATTAAGTCTTTCATTAGCTCTTTGCACAAGTAAATTTAAGCGTTCATTTTTAATCTCTTTTCTAAGCTCATCAAAGCTAAAAACTTCTTTATTATTGACGCTTATTATGGTATCTCCTACCATCAAGCCAGCTTTTTGTGCGGCTGAGTTTTGAGCTATAAAACCTATAGTTGGAGCAAGTTTGCTTACCCCTAAATGTGCGATGGCAAGATAAAGCAAAAAGGCTAGGATAAGATTAAAAAATGGACCAGCAAAGAGTATATAAATTTTTTGTAAGGGTTTTAAGACGCTGTAGCTGTCCTTTTCAAACACTTCTTTACCAGGCTTTAAATCATCTTGTCCCTTAAGCTTGACATAGCCACCAAGAGGTAAGGCGCTTAAGCGATATGCTGTGCCTTTAAATTCTTTTTCAAGCAGGGCTTTGCCAAAACCTATGCTAAAGACTTCAACCTTGACTTTTAAGGATTTTGCAGCTAAAAAATGCCCCAATTCATGAAAAAAGATTAAAAAAGAAATCACAAGCAAGGTTACAAAAAAGCTTGCAGAGTAAAAATACACCCCAAGTATGATAATGGCAAGTAAAAACAATAAAGATTTCATTTATCTGCCCTTTGCTTGTGCTTAAGATAAACAAGGATATATTCTAAGCCAGAGTATAAAGTCAAGATCAAAGCAAGATAAAGCAAAGCTTCGCCAAAAATCCATTCCATCATCAAAAAAATCACCGCTATCATTTGAAAAGCAGTTTTAAGTTTGCCAGCAAATGAAGCGCTAATGTCTATATTTTCAGCCTGCATAACCACGCGAAAACCAGTGATGAAAAACTCACGCACTAAGATAAGATACACCACCCAAGCATTAGCTCTATCAAGAAGCAAAAGCCCTAAAAAAGCAGCAAGCAAAAGCATTTTATCAGCTAAAGGATCAAGTATGGCTCCTAGTTTTGTCTTTTGTCCCCACGCCCTTGCAATATATCCATCAAAAAAGTCAGTAAGAGCAGCTACGCCAAAAATCAATGTTGCAAAATAATTTATCCAGCTTGAATGTAAGCTTTGAAATTTAAAAGTAAGCACAAAAAAAAGTAAAGGTGCAAGTAATATACGAAATAAAGCAAGTATATTTGGCAAATTCATCAACAAAACCTTAAATTTTTAGCCCAATCATAACGAAAAAAACTCAATTAGGAGTTAATAAAAGCCTATATTTATTGTCTATAAGAATAAATTTGTGCTAAAATTTTGTCCGCTTATATGGATTTTTAAAGCAAATGAAAAGGAATATATAGTGCAATTTAACACAGAAAATGTTAAATATTTCCCAACTTTTGAGATGGAGTTTAATCAAATATAAATTTATTCTTTCTTAAAAAATCTTTTCAAGATTGATTTTATAGACCTTTCTTAAATACAAAGCCTGTTTTTTCAAAAGCCATTTTTTCTTCATAAAAGTTATGTGCTTCTTTTCTAAAAAAACTTGAGCTTAGCTCTAGTTCTTTATAGCCTTGAGCCTTTGCCCAGCTTTCAAGCTCTTTAAGGCATCTTGCTCCAACGCCCTTGCCCCTTAAGCGCTCATCAACCACAAAATCGCAAATATAAAGACAAGATTCATGATAAAGCACATTAAAAGGCATAACCCCACAAAGTGCGATAAATTCATCTTTTTCATCTTTAAATGCAAAAAGTTTATAATGCTGGGTTTTAAAAGCAAGTGCAGCTTTATCTAAAAATTCAGCTAAAGTAAGGCTTGGGCGAAGTTGTTTTATCAGCTTAAAGGCTTTTTCTAAGTCATTTTTTTCTTTAAGTTCTTGCATTGTATTTTTCCTTAAATTTAAACAAAAATTTCAGGCTTAAGTCTCATCATCAAGCAAAACGCAGCCAAGCAAGCTTGCTCTCTGATGAAATTTCTATTACCTTTAAAATCAAGCATTTCTTGCAAAAAAGTGCCATCTTTATACATCGCCCCTATAAACACCCTACCACTTTTGCAAGTTGGTTCATCAGCCTCGCCAGCCACCCCGCTGATAGCTAAAGCAAAATCGCACCCACTTGTTTTAAAAGTGCCTTTAAGCATAAAATATACACAACGTTCGCTATACTCGCCCCCATCTTCAAGCACACTTTGGCTAATGCCAAGCCATTCGTGTTTTAAGCGGTTTGAATAGGTGATTAAAGAGCCTTCAAAAAGGGCAGAAACGCCATCAATTTTTGCTAAATTTGCTGCACAAAGTCCAGCTGTGCAAGATTCTGCGAAAGAAATTTTAAGATTTTTTTCTTTGAGCGTTTGCGCGATGTATTCAAGGGGATTGTTGCCAAACATCATTTTTGCACCAAAAAGGTTTTTGCATGCTATAAAAAAGCTTTCAAGTTTGGCGTGTTCTATATTGCTTGCTTTGATGAGTATGAGATTTTCTAAAATGCTTGTAGTTTGTATGCTTGTGTCATAGGATTTTGTTAAGGTTTCAAGCAAGAGCCTTGCACTTTCTTCGTCTATATCTTTAAGCATAAAAAAGTCAAATTCATCTTCAAGCTCGTGAAGTATGGCAGGAAGTTTTTGCTGTAGTTCTGTTTTAATGCAATTGACTTTTGATCTTTCAAAAGTGCTGATAAAGCTATGTTGATCAAAGGTTAAAGTTTTTGAAGGCACTAAAATATCATCTTTTAAAACAAGCAAATCTTCATTTAAAGTGGCTAAAATCTTTGCGAGGATAACATAATTTGTTTGATTTGAAAAGATAGTGATATAGTTAAATTCTTTGATCCAGTTCTCAAGCAAAAAAGGCAAATCTTTACTTGCTTTGGTAAGAATTTTAAGCTCATTGAGCTCTTTGAATTTTTTTTCATATTCTTCACAAATATAAGCGATAAAATTTTTATGCAAGTGTAAATCTTCACCTATAATTAAAAGCAAATGTCTCATTTTTTTCCTTATTTTTTTGAAATTATAGCTAATTTAAAGTCAAATTTAAAGCATTTTTAAGTAAAATTGTAGCTTATATTTAAGTTGTTTAAGGAAAATTATGGATTATAAAGATACTTTGCTTTTGCCAAATACGAGTTTTGCTATGCGTGCAAACCTTCCAGAAAATGAGCCAAAGGCTTTTCAAAGGTGGTTTGAAAACAATTATGCGTATGAAAAAATGAAAAAAAAGCGAGAAAAAGCAAGCAAAAGTTTTACGCTTCATGATGGTCCTCCTTATGCAAATGGCTACATTCACATAGGACATGCCTTAAATAAAATCCTTAAAGAAACTATCATTAAAACACATTATTTTAATGGCGAAAAAGTGCGTTTTACACCGGGGTGGGATTGTCATGGTTTGCCTATAGAACAGCAAGTTGAGCTGAATTTAAAAGAAAAAAAACAAAGTGCAAATACTCAAGAAATCCGCACGTTTTGCCGTGAGCATGCAAATAAATTTATCGCTTTGCAAAAAGAAGGTTTTAAAGAACTTGGTGTGATTGCAGACTGGGATAAGCCTTATTTGACTATGGATTTTGCTTTTGAGGCAAATATTTATCGTGCGCTTTGCAAGGTGCTTGAAAAAGGGCTTTTACTTGAAAGAAGCAAGCCTGTATTTTGGAGCTGGGCAGCTCAATCAGCCTTAGCTGAAGCTGAGGTGGAATATGAAGATAAAGAGGATTACTCACTTTTTGTAGCCTTTGATTTAGATGAAAAAGCTTGTGAAAAGCTTGGAGTAAAAGAAGCAAAGGCTGTGATTTGGACAACTACGCCTTGGACTTTGGTAGCAAATGTAGCTATAGCCTTAAATCCAGATGAAGAATACGTACTTACAAGTGAAAATTTAATCTTTGCAAAGCCTTTGCTTAAAAGTATGGTAGAAAAGGGCTTAACTAAAGCTCAAGTGCAAAAAAGTTTTAAAGCTAGTGAGCTTGAGTATCTTGAGGCTATCAATCCTTTAAATTCAAGAAAATCCTTACTCATATTAGGCGATCATGTCTTAATGGACGGAGGAACTGGGCTTGTGCATACAGCTCCAGGACATGGTGAAGATGATTATCATGTGGGGTTAAAATACAAGCTTGAAGTGCTTATGCCTGTTGATGATAAGGGACTTTATGATGAAACTTTAAGAACAAAAGCACTTTTACCACAAGATAAACTTGATGAGTTTATCGGACTTCATATCTTTAAGGCAAATGAAAAGATTATAGAGTTGCTTGGCTCAAGTGTGTTATCTTGTTCTAAATTCATACACTCTTATCCATTTTGCTGGAGGACGCACAAACCTGTGATTTATAGGGCGACAAAGCAATGGTTTGTTGTAATGGATGAAAAAAAACTTAGCCAAAAAAGCCTAAGAGAGCTCGCCTTAAAAGAGCTTGAAAAGATCAAATTTTATCCACAAAGTGGGATTAAACGCATAGGTTCTATGGTGCAAAATCGCCCTGATTGGTGTATCTCAAGGCAAAGAGCTTGGGGAACACCAATAGCTTTTTTAAGAGATAAAAAAACAAAAGAAGTGCTTTTAGACTTTGCTTTATATGAGCATATAGCAAAGATTTTTGAGCAAAAAGGAGCTGATGCGTGGTGGAATTTGAGCATAGCTGAACTTTTACCGCCAAACTCAAGCTATGAGGCTAAAGACTTAGAAAAGGTTGAAGATATACTTGATGTGTGGTTTGATAGTGGTTCTACCTTTGAGGCTGTGCTTAAAAGCGGACTTTATGATGCAGGTGAATTTCCAGCAAGTATGTATTTAGAGGGTAGCGATCAGCACAGAGGTTGGTTTCAAAGCTCGCTTTTAATCTCTTCAATCATCAATGAAAAAGCCCCTTATAAAAGTGTTTTAACGCATGGTTTTACCATAGATGAAAAGGGTCAAAAGATGAGTAAGTCTAAGGGCAATGTCATCGATCCAAAAATGGTTGCAAAGACTTATGGAGTAGAGGTTTTAAGGCTGTGGATTTTTTTAAGTGATTATTCAAGTGATTTAAAAATTTCAGAAAATATACTCAAACAAGTTGCCGAACAATATAGAAAAATCCGCAATACCCTGCGTTTTTTACTCGCAAATACCAACGATCTTGAATTCTTAGAAACACAAAATTTTAGCCTCATTGATAAGTGGATATTAAGCAAAGCAAGCAAGGTTTTTGCAAGTACAAAGGCTTTGTTTGATGCTTATGAATTTGCTAAAGCTTATGGACTTTTGATGAATTTTCTTATCGCCGATTTAAGTGGAATTTATCTTGATATTTGCAAGGATAGATTGTATTGTGATGCAAAAAACTCGCCTAAAAGACAAAGTGCGCAAAGTGCTATGGCTTTGATAGCAAAAGAGCTTTTAATCCTACTAGCTCCTACCTTAACTTACAGCGTTGATGAGGCTTTAGAGCATGCAAATACGCTTATAAAAGGCAGTGCAAAAGATGTATTTGATCTTTGTTTTGATGGGGGTTTGGAGTATGATTTTAAGATAGAAGATGAATTATTGTTGAGTGCTAGAGCGAAATTTTTAGAACAAATTGACACTCTTAAAAAAGATAAAATCATCAAATCAACCTTAGAACTCAGCCTGCAAAGCACAGCAAATGAGCTTTTAAGCCATGATATAAGTGAGATTGAGGACTTTTTTATGGTGAGCGAGGTGCAAAGCTTTGATCAAAGTGAAGCTTTGGCTGAATTTAGTGTAGGAGATCATCAATTTAAAATCATTAAAGCAAGTAAGCACAAATGCCCAAGATGTTGGAAATTTCACGCTAAAAGTGAAAATGAACCTTGCTCAAGATGTGCTAAGGTTTTAAAGGCGATGAATGTTTAGTCAAGAAGTGCCAACAAGTCTTATCATCACAACGATAATTGTCGTTTTTGCCCTAGCTGGGCTTTTTTTTGTTTTAATTAAGAAAAAGGATAAAAAATGCTGAGTTTAAAAGAGGCTTTAAAGCTCTCAAAAAATGAGCTTGATGAGCTAAGAAAAGAGCTTAATGAAAGAGCTAAAAAAGAAGCAAAAATAGGTGCTTATGTCGAGCAGTTTTTAGGAAAAGATTTAAGTCAAAGTGGGGATGGCGTGCCTATAGCGATAAAGGACAATATCAGCGTAAAAGACTGGGAGCTTACTTGTGCAAGCAAGATTTTACAAGGTTATGTTGCGCCTTATGATGCTACGGCTATAGTAAATTTAAAGAAAAATGGCTTTGCACCTTATGGCAGGACAAATATGGACGAATTTGCTATGGGAAGCACCACAGCAACTTCCTTTTATGGCAAAACCTTAAATCCTCTTGATCCTACAAGGGTGCCGGGCGGCTCAAGTGGAGGCAGTGCCGCAGCAGTTGCAGCAAACCTAGCTTTAGCAAGCTTAGGTTCTGATACGGGCGGTTCTGTGCGTCAGCCAGCAGCTTTTTGTGGTTGTGTGGGTTTTAAGCCAAGTTATGGCAGGGTAAGTAGGTATGGACTTAGTGCCTACTCATCAAGCCTTGATCAAATCGGTGTTTTGACAAGAAGCGTTGAGGACGCTGCTTTTCTTTATGATGCTATAGCTGGAGCTGATGAAAAAGACAGCACCAGCTTAAATGAGCCTTTTGAGCTAACTGCACCAAAGCTAAATTCCAAAGCAAAAGCCAAAATCGCTGTGATACAAAATTATATAGATGAATGCACTCCAGAGGTAAAAAGTGCTTTATTAGCAAGTCTTGATAAGCTTAAAAGCGAAGGCTTTGAGCTTGAGTTTCACTCCTTGCAAGATTCTAAATTTGATATAGCAGCATATTATATCATCGCTACGGCTGAAGCAAGTGCGAATTTAAGCCGCTATGATGGGGTGCGTTATGGAAGAAGGGCTGAAAATTTAAGCAATCTTAAGGATTTATATATAAAAAGCAGAAGCGAGGGCTTTGGTGATGAGGTTAAAAGACGTATAATGCTAGGGTGTTTTGTGCTTAGTAGTGGGTATTATGATGCCTATTATATCAAGGCTCAAAAAGCAAGGGCATTGATTAAACAAAAATACGACGAGCTTTTAAAAGGAGCTGATCTTATCTTTATGCCTGTTACTCCAAGCACAGCCTTTGAGTTTAACAGCCAAAAAAGCCCTATGCAAGTGTATTTAGAAGATATTTTTACTATTTCTGTAAATTTAGCTGGTTTGGCTGGAATTTCTGTGCCTATAGCTAAGGATAAGGACGGGCTTAATATCTCAGCTCAGCTTATTTCAAATGATGAATTAAAGCTTTTAAACTCAGCCCTTAGCCTTGAAAATTTAGTAAAGGAAAACAAATGAAGATCATCAAACGCGCTTTAACCTTTGAAGATGTGCTTTTAGTGCCTCAGTATTCTGAAATTTTACCTAAAGAAGTAAGGGTAGAAACTCGTTTAAGTAAAAACTTAAAGCTTAATATCCCTATCATCTCAGCAGCCATGGACACAGTTACAGAACACAGAGCTGCTATTACTATGGCAAGGCTTGGTGGAGTAGGCATAATCCACAAAAATATGGATACAGCAAGCCAAGCAAGAGAAGTCAAACGAGTGAAAAAAAGTGAAAGCGGAGTTATCATCGATCCTATTTTCATCAGCCCAAAAGCAAGCGTAAAAGATGCCCTTGATCTTATGGCAGAGTATAGAATTTCAGGCGTTCCAGTTGTTGATGAAGAAAAAGTTCTCATAGGCATTTTAACAAATCGCGATTTGCGTTTTGAAGGCAGGCTTGATAACTTGGTTGAAAATGTCATGACAAAAGCACCTTTAATCACGGCTTTAAAAGGCTGCACCCTTGATGATGCAGAAAAGATTTTTAGCACAAACAAGGTAGAAAAACTCCCAATCGTCGATGAAAAAGGACGACTTGAGGGCTTAATTACCATTAAAGATTTAAAAAAACGCAAAGAATACCCAAATTCAAACAAAGATGAGTTTGGAAGGCTTTTAGTTGGTGCTGCTGTTGGAGTAGGACAGCTTGAAAGGGTGCAAGCTCTTGTTGAAGCTGGGGTTGATATCATTGTGCTTGATAGCGCACACGGGCATTCAAAGGGTATTATTGATACAGCAAAGGCTATAAAAAAGACCTTTCCTAAGCTTGAGCTCATCGCTGGTAATGTCGCTACAGCAAAAGCCACAAAGGCTCTTTGTGAGGCTGGGGTTGATGGGGTTAAGGTAGGCATAGGACCAGGAAGCATTTGCACTACACGTATAGTTTCAGGTGTAGGCGTGCCTCAAATTTCAGCCATAGAAGAATGTGCCTTAGAGGCGAGTAAATTTGGTGTTCCAGTGATAGCTGATGGAGGTATTAAATACTCAGGCGATATAGCAAAGGCTCTTGCAGCAGGAGCAAGCTCAGTGATGATAGGCTCACTTTTAGCTGGCACTGATGAAAGTCCGGGCGAGCTTTTTACCTTTCAAGGCAGGCAGTATAAGACTTATAGAGGCATGGGAAGCTTAGCAGCTATGCAAAAGGGAAGCTCAGATCGCTATTTTCAAGAAGGAACAGCCAGTGAAAAGCTCGTGCCAGAAGGCATAGAAGGACGTGTACCTTATATAGGCAACATCAAAAGTGTGCTTCATCAGCTTGTAGGTGGTTTAAGATCGGCTATGGGTTATGTTGGAGCAAGGGATATACTTGATTTTCAAGAAAAGGCTGAATTTGTAGAAATCACTTCAGCTGGACTTAAAGAAAGCCATGTGCATGATGTCATCATCACTCAAGAAGCCCCAAATTATAAGGTCAATCAATGAGCTTTGAAGAGAATTTAAACAAGGCAAACAAAGCCCTAGAAGAGCTTAACAAAGATGAATTAAGTCTTGATGAAAGTGTAAAAATTTACAAACAAGGCTTAGAATTTATCAAAAATGCAAGAGAACTTTTAGAAAAAGCCAAGCTTGAGATAAAGGAAATTGATGAGTAAAATAGCTGCACTTCAGCTAGCGACTTTGCCTTTAAGCGAGATGAGGCTTGATTATTATCTTAAAGCTTCAAAACAAAGTGGAGCAAATCTTGTCGTGCTTGGCGAATATGTGCTAAACAGCTTTTTTACCGAGCTTTTAACCATGCCTAAAAATATGATTAAAGAACAAAGCGAGGCAAAAAAAGAAAGCCTCGTGCGTTTAGCAAAAAAGTATGAACTCAGTATCATCGCGCCTTTTATCGAGGTGCAAAGTAAAGCTTATAAAAAAGTGTGTTTAAAGGTAACTTCAAATGGCGAAATTTCAAGCTACGAACAGCAAATTCTTATGCCTTATACGCATTGGAATGAAGAGAAATTCTTTAGCAACAAAAGCACGAACTTAAAACTTTTTCATTTTGATTATGAGGGTATAAAATGCGCCTTACTTTTTGGCTTTGAGGCTCATTTTGACGCCTTTTGGGCTTTGATTAGAGCTAAAAAAATCGATCTAGTGATACTCCCAAGTGCTTGCACTTTTAAAAGTCAGCAAAGATGGCTAGAACTTCTTAAAACAAGGGCTTTTTTAAACTCAGTAGCTATTTTAAGAGTAAACCGCATAGGACAACTTAAAAATGATGAAGATTGGCTTTTTTATGGTGATAGTTTGTATATAAATGCTTTTGGCGAGCTTGAAGATAGACTAAAATCTGATGAAGAAATGCTTATCATAGAGCCTGTAAAGGCTGATGAGGCGCGTAAAATTTGGGGCTTTGATAGACTAGCTAAAAAGCATAAGGCTTAAAAAAGGTTAGATTTGAATTTAAATGCCGAAATTTTAAATAAAAATATTGCAGCGCTTATCTCAGGCACAAATGAGCCACTTGCTCGCAAGCTTTTAGATTTTTTGAAAAGCAAAAGTTTTACTCGCTTTAGTTTAAGTGAGGATTTTAATATCTATGACAAAAGCAATCAAACTTTTATGTATGAAAATTTAGAAAATGAGCTAGAGCATTTTTATACACATATACTTGCTTCAAGTCCTCGTTATCCTTTTATCTGTCTTTATGGTATAGCTAATGCTTTTCTTGTGAAAAAGCTTGCAAGGCATTATAAGCATATCTTTGTTTTTGAAAGCGAGCTTGAGCTTTTTGCTTTGGCTTTATCAAGCGTTGATCTAAGCTTGGAGCTAACAAGTGGAAAGGTTTATCTCATCGATAGCTTAGAAGAAAAGGTAGCAACGCAACTTTTGATTTTGTTTGATCAAAAAGATATGTTTGAATACCTTCTTTTATATGAACTTTTTATAAACAATGCCTATTATAGTCGTTTTTATGAGCAAGAGCTTAAAAACATCAATGAATTTATCCTAGAACATATTCAAATCGTTATTCGCAATCTTAATCTTAACTCCAAGCTTCCTTTGTTGAATTATCAGAATTTTCTTAGCAATACACCCGCAATGCTTCAAAGCATTCCTTTTCAAAAATTACTCAGTCAAAGAAAGGGTAAATTTGACACAGCCATTGTCGTTTCAGCAGGTCCTAGTTTAAACAAACAGCTTGAGCTTTTGGCTATGGTGCAAGAAAAGGCTGTGATTTTTTGTGCAGATGGAAGCTTAAATACGCTTTTAGCGTGCAAAATCAAACCAGATTATGTGACAAATTTAGATTATAGCGATCATGCTTTGAAATTTTTTCAATGCACCTTACCTTCAAAAACAATCAACGCCATTTCTGCTTCAACTCATCCTAATATGCTTGCAAAACTTGAAAACAAATGCGTGATCTTAAAAACCACTCCTATATATGAGCGTTTTGGCTTGAGTGAATTTGGATATTTAGATGTTGGCACCCAAGTTTCTCATTTTTCTTATGTGCTTGCTTTAGAACTTGGTTTTAAAACTATTATTATGCTAGGACAAGATTTAGCTTTTGATGAGGCTGGAAATTCACACGCTAAAGGTTTTGCTTACGGACAAAGCTTTGAAGCTGAAGAAGAATTTACAAAGCTTAAAGTTTTAGCTTATGGCGGTAAGGGCGAGGTTTTGACGCATTATACTTGGTATGATTATAAGATAAAACTTGAGTTTCTTTTTTCTTGTAATGCTTTAAAGGCTAAATTTTACAATGCTACAGAAGGTGGAGCAAGGATAGCTTTTACTGAGGAGCTTAGTTTTAAAGAGTGCTGCGAGCGTTTTTTGAGTAAAGAAAAGCCAGAATTTGAAGTCCCTAAAAGTTTGCCAGAAAACAAAAGTAAAAAGCTTTTGCTTAAATTTAAAGAAAAATTACAAAAAGATCAAAAAACTTGCGAACTTTTCTTAAATGATAGCACAAGTTTATATCAGGCTTTAGACAATATCTTAAACTCAAACAAAGATTTGCCTCTTGAGTTCTTGCAAAGCGTAAAAGCAAGTATAGAAAAGCTTAATTTTAGTTTAGATACTAGTGATTTTTGTCAAGATGGTATGCTTAGGGCAGTGTTTTTTCAAAGAGGAAGACTTATAAGCAAGGTTTTAAATTCAAAAATTCAAGATGAAAAATTATATTTGTTTCATTTTGTGTGTGCTTATAAAGAATGGCTCGAGCTTTTTATACAAGCCTTAGATGAAAGAAAAAAAGCCATTGAAGAAGCTTTGTTTGAAAGATAATTATAATTACAAATTTATAATTCATTTTTTGTGTATAACATATCAAAGTTTTTATTTTTTGCCCTAAAATTAAGCAAAAAAAGTGTAGAATTAGCTTTTTAAATTGAAGGTTTATCATGCAAAAAATTCATTTTATCGGTATTGGTGGCATTGGCATTTCTGCTCTTGCTCGTTTTTTAAAAGAAAAAGGTTTTAGTATTAGCGGGAGTGATTTGCAAGCTTCTAAGATCACTACTGAACTTGAAAATGAAGGCGTGATAATCAGCATTCCTCATCATAAAGATAATGTCTTAGGCAAGGACTTAGTCATTTACTCAGCTGCCATTAAAGAAGAAAATCCAGAGCTTAAAGAAGCTAGAGCCAAAGGCATAAAATGCCTTTCACGCAAAGAGGCTTTACCTCTTATCTTGCAAGATAAAAAGGTTTTTGCTGTGGCTGGAGCACATGGAAAAAGCACTACTTCAAGTATATTAGCCTCGCTTTTAGATGAAAGCTCAGTCATCATAGGAGCGATTTTAAAGGAATTTAACTCAAATATGATCTATAAAGAAAACGAAAAGCTTATCTTTGAAGCTGATGAATCAGATAGTTCTTTTCTAAACTCAAATCCTTATTTAGCCTTAGTAACAAATGCAGAAGCTGAGCATTTAGAGCATTATAATGATGATATTTCTAAGCTTCATCTAGCCTATAAAGACTTTTTAATGAGTGCACAATTAAGAGTGATTAATGCTGAAGATGAGTTTTTAAGCACGCTAAAATGCGAAGCAACAAGGCTTTATCCAAGTAAGGATATAAAAAATATCAGCATGACTTTAGAAAATTTTAAGCCCTATGTAAGCTTTGAGCTTAAGAACCTTGGTGAGTTTAAAGTGCAGGGCATGGGCGAGCATTTAGCCCTTGATGCGTCTTTAGCTATACTGGCTACTCAACCTTTTAAAGAGCCTGAGCAAATTAGAGCGAAGTTAAAAAATTATCAAGGTATCAAAAAACGTTTTGATATACTTTTAGCCAATGAAAAATGTGCGATTATTGATGATTATGGACACCATCCAACCGAGATAAAAGCCACTTTAAAAGCAGCCTTTGAGTATGCTAAGCTTGCAGGATATTCAAAAATCACAGCCATTTTTCAGCCTCATCGCTATACTCGTTTAGCTTTAAATTTACAAGGCTTTAAAGAAGCTTTTAAAGGCGTTGATGAGCTATTAATCTTGCCTGTATATGCAGCTGGAGAAAGCAAGATAGAGCTCAATTTACAAGCTGTTTTTGAGAAAGCACTTTTTATAAATGATATTAAACGTATAGGAAATTCTTTGGTTGATGATAGTGGTAGAGTTTTTGATACTGGACTTATTATAGGCTTTGGGGCTGGAGATATTAGTCAAAAACTTAGGCTTTGATTAAGGGTGGTTTGTGTTAGAAAAGCTTGTCGTTCAACTTGATTTAAATGAGTATTTACAATCCTTTGAAAAGCTTTTTGCGCGTAAAAAAAGCTTTATTTTACAAGGTGATTCTAGCCTTCATTTTAAACGCATTAATGAGCTTTGCGAGCTTGAGTTTAAGCCAGCCCCAAACCTTAAAAACCTTGATATAGCTTTAACTCACTTAAGCAAGCAAGGGGTATTGCATTTAGAAGAAATTTTTGAATTTGTTAAAATCATCTCATATTTTATATATCTTAAAAAACTTGAATTTAAGCCAAATTTAGGCTCTTGGCTTGATAAGATCATTATCCCAAACGCATTTGAAAGCTTGCTTGAAAGCTTTACGCAAAAAGGCGAGTTAAAAACTGATCTTGATGAAAGGCTGATTAATCTTGAAAATGTCTTAAAGCTTAAAAAAGAAAGCATACAAAATGAGTTTAAAAAGCTTATTTATTCAAAGTCCTTAAGCCCTTATCTTATCGATACGCAAATTCATCTTATCAGCCAAAGTGAAGCCTTGCTTGTAAGAGGGGGCTTTACGCACGCTATAAAGGCAAAGATAGTAGCTAGAAGCAGTAGTGGAGGCTTTTATATCCTGCCTTTAAGCGTTGAAAATTTGCAAAATGATATGGCAAAAATTCAAAATGAAAAAGAAATGATTTATTATGAATATGCTAAAAATTTCTCCTTGCTTTTGCATAAGAATTTAGCCTTTTTAAAATTTATTAATTCAGCCTTTGATCTTTTTGATCATT includes these proteins:
- the rseP gene encoding RIP metalloprotease RseP → MKSLLFLLAIIILGVYFYSASFFVTLLVISFLIFFHELGHFLAAKSLKVKVEVFSIGFGKALLEKEFKGTAYRLSALPLGGYVKLKGQDDLKPGKEVFEKDSYSVLKPLQKIYILFAGPFFNLILAFLLYLAIAHLGVSKLAPTIGFIAQNSAAQKAGLMVGDTIISVNNKEVFSFDELRKEIKNERLNLLVQRANERLNISLMPEVAEGYNEFLQIVQKPLIGIAPSNESKTFYYTGFNAFLYAYEESVEASMLIIKGLVKLIVGELDAKNLGGVITMVDFTSKASQHSLVSLFLITALISINLGILNLLPIPMLDGGHIVFNIYELIFRRKVPTKAFEYLSYGGLALLLSVMIFATYNDIARLVLKQ
- the pgsA gene encoding CDP-diacylglycerol--glycerol-3-phosphate 3-phosphatidyltransferase, whose product is MNLPNILALFRILLAPLLFFVLTFKFQSLHSSWINYFATLIFGVAALTDFFDGYIARAWGQKTKLGAILDPLADKMLLLAAFLGLLLLDRANAWVVYLILVREFFITGFRVVMQAENIDISASFAGKLKTAFQMIAVIFLMMEWIFGEALLYLALILTLYSGLEYILVYLKHKQRADK
- a CDS encoding GNAT family N-acetyltransferase; this encodes MQELKEKNDLEKAFKLIKQLRPSLTLAEFLDKAALAFKTQHYKLFAFKDEKDEFIALCGVMPFNVLYHESCLYICDFVVDERLRGKGVGARCLKELESWAKAQGYKELELSSSFFRKEAHNFYEEKMAFEKTGFVFKKGL
- a CDS encoding CinA family protein, producing MRHLLLIIGEDLHLHKNFIAYICEEYEKKFKELNELKILTKASKDLPFLLENWIKEFNYITIFSNQTNYVILAKILATLNEDLLVLKDDILVPSKTLTFDQHSFISTFERSKVNCIKTELQQKLPAILHELEDEFDFFMLKDIDEESARLLLETLTKSYDTSIQTTSILENLILIKASNIEHAKLESFFIACKNLFGAKMMFGNNPLEYIAQTLKEKNLKISFAESCTAGLCAANLAKIDGVSALFEGSLITYSNRLKHEWLGISQSVLEDGGEYSERCVYFMLKGTFKTSGCDFALAISGVAGEADEPTCKSGRVFIGAMYKDGTFLQEMLDFKGNRNFIREQACLAAFCLMMRLKPEIFV
- the ileS gene encoding isoleucine--tRNA ligase — protein: MDYKDTLLLPNTSFAMRANLPENEPKAFQRWFENNYAYEKMKKKREKASKSFTLHDGPPYANGYIHIGHALNKILKETIIKTHYFNGEKVRFTPGWDCHGLPIEQQVELNLKEKKQSANTQEIRTFCREHANKFIALQKEGFKELGVIADWDKPYLTMDFAFEANIYRALCKVLEKGLLLERSKPVFWSWAAQSALAEAEVEYEDKEDYSLFVAFDLDEKACEKLGVKEAKAVIWTTTPWTLVANVAIALNPDEEYVLTSENLIFAKPLLKSMVEKGLTKAQVQKSFKASELEYLEAINPLNSRKSLLILGDHVLMDGGTGLVHTAPGHGEDDYHVGLKYKLEVLMPVDDKGLYDETLRTKALLPQDKLDEFIGLHIFKANEKIIELLGSSVLSCSKFIHSYPFCWRTHKPVIYRATKQWFVVMDEKKLSQKSLRELALKELEKIKFYPQSGIKRIGSMVQNRPDWCISRQRAWGTPIAFLRDKKTKEVLLDFALYEHIAKIFEQKGADAWWNLSIAELLPPNSSYEAKDLEKVEDILDVWFDSGSTFEAVLKSGLYDAGEFPASMYLEGSDQHRGWFQSSLLISSIINEKAPYKSVLTHGFTIDEKGQKMSKSKGNVIDPKMVAKTYGVEVLRLWIFLSDYSSDLKISENILKQVAEQYRKIRNTLRFLLANTNDLEFLETQNFSLIDKWILSKASKVFASTKALFDAYEFAKAYGLLMNFLIADLSGIYLDICKDRLYCDAKNSPKRQSAQSAMALIAKELLILLAPTLTYSVDEALEHANTLIKGSAKDVFDLCFDGGLEYDFKIEDELLLSARAKFLEQIDTLKKDKIIKSTLELSLQSTANELLSHDISEIEDFFMVSEVQSFDQSEALAEFSVGDHQFKIIKASKHKCPRCWKFHAKSENEPCSRCAKVLKAMNV